The genomic DNA CAGGTGCCGGCGGAGAACTGGAGTCCTCCGTAGTAGCCGTTGCCGGTGTTGATGTGCCAGTTGCCGCCGCTCTCGCACTGGGCGATGCGGTCCCACACTCCGCTGTCGGCCGCCGCGGCGTTGCCGCTTGCGGCCAGCAGTCCGAGGGGGGCGAGCAGGGCCACCCCGGCGAGGACCGCCGTCGTACGCACTTGACCCTTGCGGTGGGTCTCAGGAGCGTTCTCGCGAGTGGTATCGGCACATTCGGACATGTAGTTCCCTCTCCAACAACACGGGGTCCCCCAAGGCGGTGCGCGGCTCCCACGTATCGACGTGGTCCTCGCGCTCCTCCCCGTCCGCCGGAAGTGGTGCTGCTTGCTGGCTTGTTCGGCCGGCGGACGTTCCCGAGCGGTGCTCGTTGCACACGGCGGAGGAATGTACGGAGGTCGGCGAGCCGGTGTCGACCAACTGCCCGTCTCCGCAGGCCAGTTCATGGTTACCGCGGGTATCGGCACTTTTCGGCCACCCACTACATTCGCTGATTTCACGATTTTTCGACCAACTGCCGACAAACGCTGTGACTCGGTTCACGCGGCCAACTCCCTTGACCTTTCAAAGAGTTGACGGGGAGTGTCCGATTCCGTACCAGCCGTGACCGTCCGCTTCGGTTGGTTCGATTCGGTTCGCCCTGGAGCGTGACTCCCGCCACAGATCCTCCGTTGTCTTCTTCATGAGCCCGGGACCCACCGGGCACCGCATTCCGAGGGAGCCACCCGTGCCGCGCATGCTCGACGTCAGCGACGACGTACGCGCCGAGATCGGCGACGAAGAAGCCGACCGGCTGCTCGCCGGAGACAACGCCCCGGGCAGTTACGACTGCACGTCGTGCCGCACCCAGGGCGACTCCGATCAGGAGCGCACCAGCACCGTCCTGTTCATCGGCGACGAGACCGCCGTCCTCGCGTTCGCCCACGCCACCTGCCTGCCCTCCCAGATCGTCCAGGTCACCGAGGAGCAACTGCAGGGCGCCGTCCGCTCCATCAGCGGCAACACGCACGCCCCGGCCGGCGCACCGGAGAAGGCCGTACCCGAGCAGGCCGTGCTCGGGGTGACCAGCGGACTCGTCCTGATCTCGGGGGAACTGCACCCCGCCCTGGTGGTCGAGCCGACCGCGCCCATCGTGCGGCCCGGCTCGACCGACGTCGGGGACGACTTCCTGCCGCTGCTGATCGAGCAGGGCTTCATGCCGCTCAGCGAGATCACCACCGTGCCGCCCGTGCTGCACGGCTGGTCGGTGCTGCTCGCCGCCGGCCAACTGCACGCGGTGCTCCAGCCGAGCAGCACCGGCGGTTCCCCGGTGGCCTGGTGGCAGGCGCACCAGCCGCTCCAGGTCACCGACAGTTGGCGGGCCGCCGCAAACAAGCACCAGCAGGTGCTGATGTTCGCGGCCCCGGTCGGCTCCATCGGCCGCCAGCCCCGCGAGGACCTGCTGCGCGGCGCGCTGGACAAGGCCGCAGCGAACGGCCAGTTGGTCGGCTCCGCGCTGCCGCTCGCGGGCACCTGAGCCGCATCCCTTCAGGTGACCCGTCGTTTGGACATACGTGCACGCATACGACGTTCCCCGCAGCCGGCCGTACCAGTCGATCCCGTCCTCGCGATCGGACCGGGACAGCTCCGGCGGTCCATCGGCCACGCCGATCTACGACCGGCTCTACTCGGAGTGGGTCAAGACCTTCCGCTCGCTGCCGGGTGACCGCAGCGGCGAGGAGGAGCTGGGCTTCACCGCCTTCGGGCACAGCCCGCACAGCACGGGCTCGTTCAGCGGCGGTTCGTTCGGCGGGGGTTCACTCGGCGGGGGTTCGTACAGCGCGTACAGCGCGGGGGCCTACAGCGCCCGGCAGCAGTCGCAGTGGCAGCGCGTCGGGCAGCTCGGCCACATCGGGCAGCAGCAGCAAGGTCACACCGGGACGCACCACATCCCGGCCCTGCCGCCCGGCCCACGCCGAGGGATCTGACACGGCACGCACACGAGGAGGGCGGCCCCTGTTGCAACAGGGGCCGCCCTCCTCGTCGTAGAACAGCCGTGTCGTGGAACCGCCTCGCGGCGACGGCTACTTCTTCTTGCCGCGCTTCTCGCGGACCCGGACCGAGATGTGGATCGGGGTGCCCTCGAAGCTGAACTCCTCGCGCAGGCGGCGCTCGATGAAGCGGCGGTAGCCCGCCTCGATGAACCCGGAGGCGAAGAGCACGAAGCGCGGGGGCTTGGTGCCGGCCTGGGTGCCGAAGAGGATGCGGGGCTGCTTGCCGCCGCGGATCGGGTGCGGGTGGGCGGCGACCAGCTCGCCGAGGAAGGCGTTCAGGCGGCCCGTCGGGACGCGGGTCTCCCAGCCGGCCAGCGCGGTCTCGATGCCCGGGACCAGCTTCTCCATGTGGCGGCCGGTGCGCGCCGAGACGTTCACCCGGGGCGCCCACGCGACCTGGGCGAGCTCGGTCTCGATCTCGCGCTCCAGGTAGTAGCGGCGCTCCTCGTCGAGGGTGTCCCACTTGTTGAAGGCCAGCACGATCGCGCGGCCCGCCTCGACGGCCATGGTGACGATGCGCTGGTCCTGCACCGAGATGGACTCGGAGGCGTCGATCAGGATGACCGCGACCTCCGCCTTCTCGACGGCGGCGGCGGTGCGCAGCGAGGCGTAGTAGTCGGCGCCCTGCTGGAGGTGGACGCGCTTGCGGATGCCCGCCGTGTCGACGAACTTCCAGGTGATGCCGCCCAGTTCGATCAGCTCGTCGACCGGGTCGCGGGTGGTGCCCGCGATCTCGTTGACGACGACGCGCTCCTCGCCCGCCACCCGGTTCAGCAGCGAGGACTTGCCGACGTTCGGCCGGCCGATGAGGGCGATCCGGCGCGGGCCGCCGACGGCGGTGCCGAAGAGCTGCTCGGGCGCCTCCGGCAGCGCCTCCAGGACGGCGTCCAGCATGTCGCCGGTACCGCGCCCGTGCAGCGCGGAGACCGGGTGCGGCTCGCCGAGGCCCAGCGACCACAGGTAGGCCGCGTCGGACTCGCCGCTGAGGCCGTCGACCTTGTTGGCGGCCAGCACGACGGGCTTGCCGGCCTTGCGCAGCAGCCGTACGACCGCTTCGTCGGTGTCGGTGGCGCCGACCTTGGCGTCGACGACGAAGACGACCGCGTCGGCGGCCTCGATCGCGTACTCGGCCTGCGCGGCCACGGAGGCGTCGATGCCGAGGACGTCCTGCTCCCAGCCGCCGGTGTCGACGACCTTGAAGCGCCGCCCGGCCCACTCGGCCTCGTAGGTCACACGGTCGCGGGTGACACCGGGCTTGTCCTCTACGACGGCCTCGCGGCGCCCGATGATGCGGTTGACGAGAGTCGACTTGCCGACGTTCGGCCGGCCGACGACGGCGAGGACGGGCAGCGGTCCGTGACCGGCTTCGCCGATG from Streptomyces sp. NBC_01478 includes the following:
- the der gene encoding ribosome biogenesis GTPase Der, which codes for MNDQIQPDGSGEEHEHGALGDAEYAEFMELAAVEGFDIEDVEGAIGEAGHGPLPVLAVVGRPNVGKSTLVNRIIGRREAVVEDKPGVTRDRVTYEAEWAGRRFKVVDTGGWEQDVLGIDASVAAQAEYAIEAADAVVFVVDAKVGATDTDEAVVRLLRKAGKPVVLAANKVDGLSGESDAAYLWSLGLGEPHPVSALHGRGTGDMLDAVLEALPEAPEQLFGTAVGGPRRIALIGRPNVGKSSLLNRVAGEERVVVNEIAGTTRDPVDELIELGGITWKFVDTAGIRKRVHLQQGADYYASLRTAAAVEKAEVAVILIDASESISVQDQRIVTMAVEAGRAIVLAFNKWDTLDEERRYYLEREIETELAQVAWAPRVNVSARTGRHMEKLVPGIETALAGWETRVPTGRLNAFLGELVAAHPHPIRGGKQPRILFGTQAGTKPPRFVLFASGFIEAGYRRFIERRLREEFSFEGTPIHISVRVREKRGKKK